In Clostridiales bacterium, the genomic stretch TTGCAGTTACATGCGCGCAGGACATTCTCGATCAGTATTCCATCGTCGCCGAGCAAAAGAAAAACGCCGAGCAATATTTTCCGATAGACTTTTCGCAGCAACAGGTATTGGATATACTTGAAATGGGCGAGAAATCGTTTGATATGCTCGTTGAAAGCTGCGGCATGACGATCCCCGAACTCAACGCGGCGTTGTCGTCGCTCATGATCTTCGGGCTCGTTCACGAAAAATCCAAAAATTTGTATTGTATTTCAAAGTAGGTAATGCTATATGAAACTCGTTATTATCGAAGGCTACGGCAAGCTTGAAACCGTACAAAAGTATCTCGGTAGCGATTATAAGGTTTTCGCTACCGGCGGACACGTGCGTGATCTTCCCAAAAAGAGATTGGCGGTCGACGTCGAACACGATTTCGAACCGACTTACGTCGTTATGGATGATAAAAAAAGCGTGGTCGACAGCCTTAAAAAAGTTGCAAGCTCGGCTGAGACCGTTCTTCTCGCAACCGACCCGGACCGAGAGGGCGAGGCAATCTCATGGCATATCGCAACGCTCTTGCATATCCCGCCCGAAGTGCCCGCGCGTATCGAGTTCAACGAAATCAGTAAGAACGCCATTCAGGCGGCGCTTAAAACTCCGCGCACTATCGACCGCAATCTCGTGGACGCGCAGCAGGCGCGCCGCGTTCTCGATAGGCTTGTCGGCTACAAGCTGTCGCCCGTACTTTGCAAAAAGATACAGGGCAACCTAAGCGCGGGGCGTGTTCAGTCGGTAACGCTTAGGCTCGTCGTAGACCGCGAGCGCGAAATTCAGGCGTTCGTGCCCGAGGAGTATTGGAACTTCTTCTCGCATCTTAAAACGGACGGCGGCGAGTCGATTAAGGCGGCATTCGTCGGCAAGAACGGCGACAAGGTAAAGCTTACCAATGAAGCCGAAGTCAAGTCTTTAATATCCGATCTAGACGGTAAAGACTACGTAGTATCAAATGTAAAAAAGAGCATTACGAAAGCGCATCCGTACGCGCCGTTTATTACCTCTACCATGCAACAGGACGCTCTTAATAAGCTCGGTATGAGTTTGCGTCAAACTTCGTCGGCAGCGCAAACGCTGTACGAGGGTGTGGAATTGCCGGGCGAGGGCAAGGTCGCGCTTATCACGTATATCCGTACCGACAGTACACGCGTGTCGACTGCGGCTATCAACGCGGCGCGCGATTATATCGGGCAAAAGTACGGCGAACAATATCTGCCCGAAAAACCCAATTACTACGCTTCCAAAAAAAGCGCGCAGGACGCGCACGAGGCGATACGTCCCATATCGCTTGAACGCACGCCCGAGAGCGTAAAGCCCTATTTGAACAAGAACATATATATGCTGTATAACCTCATATATAAGCGGTTCTTGGCGAGCCAAATGAGCGACGCTACTTATAACTCCGTGTCGGTGGATATTTCTGCGGGCGATTACGATTTCCGCATAAGCGGCAGAACGCCCGTGTTCGACGGCTTTACCAAGGTGTACGCAGTCGCCGAAAAGAACGACGAGGAAGGCAAGGGCAAGGACGAAAAAACTGTACGCGTTCCCGAGCTCAACGTCGGCGACAAGCTTAACTTCGTCAAGTACGAGTACGAACAAAAGTTCACCAAACCGCCTGCACGCTACACCGAAGCGAGCCTTGTAAAAGCAATGGAAGAAAAGGGTATCGGCAGGCCCGCAACGTATACGCCGACGGTAACCCTTCTTTTCTCGCGCAAGTATATCGAAAAGACAGGCAAGGCGATTGCGCCCACAGAGCTCGGCTGCAAAGTGACCGATATGCTCGTTAAATACTTTACCGAAATAATGGACGTGGGCTTTACCGCCAATATGGAAAGCTCTCTCGACGGAATAGAGGACGGTGGCGTGAAATGGCAGAACGTAGTCGCTGGCTTCTACGATGGGTTCGAGGACAAAATTCACGCGGCGCTCGGCGACGATTACACGCTTAAAGTTCCCGACGAGCAGACAGATTTCGTATGCGAAAAGTGCGGTGCCAAAATGGTTATTAAAACGGGGCGGTTCGGTAAATTCCTCGCTTGCCCCAATTATCCGCGTTGCAAAAATACCAAAAACCTCGACGAGAACGGCGAGATTATAGAGCCGAAAGCGCCCGAGGTGTCCGACGTGGTCTGCGACAAGTGCGGCGCGAAAATGGTCGTTAAAACGGGCAGGTACGGCAAATTCCTCGCTTGTCCCAATTATCCCAAGTGCAAGAATATCGTCAATCTCGACGACGGCAAAAAGGACGAAACGCCGCTGCCGCCTTGTCCCAAGTGCGGCAAACCGCTCAAAAAGATAACAATGCGCAATTCGACTTTTTACGGTTGCACGGGCTATCCCGAGTGCGACTTCACTTCGTCGGATAAACCCACCGAGCATAAATGCCCCGAGTGCGGCGCATTCCTTGTGCAAAAGACGGGCAAGAACGGCGATTATCTTAAATGTTCGAGCAAGACCTGTAAGTATAAGCGCGACGTGGACGGAAACAAATAATGGCAGGCGTCGATATAATCGGCGCGGGGCTTGCGGGCTGCGAAGCGGCGCTGTATCTTGCCGAGCACGGCGTAAAGGTTAGGCTGTTCGAGGCAAAGCCGCTGTGGCGGTCGAAAGCGCATAAATCGAACGGATTAGCCGAGATCGTTTGCTCCAATTCGCTTAAAAGCGCATTGCTGACAACAGCAAGCGGCACGCTCAAAGCAGAGCTCGATATTCTTAATTGCAAGCTAATTTCGCTTGCGCGCGAGACATCCGTTCCAGCGGGTAGCGCACTTGCGGTCGACCGCGATATGTTTTCGGCGCGCGTGACGGCGGCTGTAAATTCTAATGATAATATAGAGCTTATAAACGAGATTGTAACCGATATAGATGCCGATAGGCTTACGATCGTTTGCGCAGGTCCCGTTTGTCACGACGGAATAGCAAGCTCGTTGATGCGTTTGACCGGCGAGCAGTCGTTGCATTTCTTCGACGCCGCCGCGCCTATTATAACCGCAGAATGTGTCGACATGAACAGTGCGTTTTTCGGCGCGCGCTACGGCAAGGGTGATGCGGACTATCTTAACTGCCCGATGAACAAGGAGCAGTATCTCGAATTTTACAATGCGCTCATTTTTGCGGAACGGGTGATCGACGAGGTGGGCGGCGTGTTTGAGGGATGTATGCCCGTGGAGGTAATGGCGGCGCGCGGCGTGGACGCGTTGCGGTTCGGTCCGCTAAGACCCGTCGGGTTTCGCGACGCGGGCAAGCCGTATGCGGTATTGCAGCTACGGCGCGAGAACACCGAGTCGTCGCTATTCAATATGGTAGGTTTTCAAACCAATCTCAAATTCGGCGAGCAAAAACGCGTGTTCTCGCTCATTCCTGCGCTACGCAATATCGAAATCGTGCGCTACGGCGTAATGCACCGCAATACGTTTATCAATGCGCCGCGAGCGCTTAATAGCGATCTTACGCTCAAAAACAGTCCAAAAACGTTTATTGCGGGACAGCTCAGCGGTGTAGAAGGGTACGTGGAGAGCATAGCGACGGGACTTCTCGCGGCGGTAAACGCCGAGCGCGTACTGCGCGGTTTGGATACGGTAACGCCTCCGCGCGATACAGTGCTCGGCGGACTGTGCGCGTATATCACTACTGAAAACAAAGACTTTCAACCGATGAACGCAAATTTCGGTATATTGCCGCCGCTCGACGGCGTTAAGAAAGCCGACAGGAAGCAGGCGTACTACGAGCGCAGTATCAAGTCGTTCGGCGCATGGGCGCAAACTCTGTAAAAAATAATTGTCAATTGTTTTAGATTGTGGTATAATCTTTATAATTAATTTGTTAAATATCCGAAAAGGAGAGTGTATATGAAACTCGAAGGAACAACCATTATAGGCGTTAAACGCAACGGTCAGACCGTTATTGCGGGCGACGGACAGGTTACGCAGAATCAACAGGTAGTCATGAAAGGCAATGCGTGCAAGGTGCGCAGGCTTTATAACGATACGGTTATTTTCGGGTTCGCGGGCTCGGTAGCCGACGCGTTCACGCTCAGCGAGCGGTTCGAAGAAATGCTCAATAAGTTTTCGGGCAATCTCATGCGCGCTGCGGTCGAGCTTGCCATGCTGTGGCGCGGCGACCGTGCGCTTCGTCAGCTCGAAGCTCTCATGATAGTAGCCGACAAGAACGATATGTTTATTTTATCGGGCAGCGGCGACGTTATCGAACCTGAGCACGGCGTTTGCGCTATCGGTTCGGGCGGCAACTACGCGCTCGCCGCGGGTAGGGCGCTTCTCGAAAACACCGAGCTGTCTGCCGAACAGATCGCGCGCGAAGCAATGCGCATAGCGAGCGATATTTGTATATTCACTAATTCTCATATCACTGTGGAGGTGGCGTAATGGAGCTTACACCCAAGCAGATAGTGAGCGAACTCGACAGATACATTATCGGTCAGACTAAGGCGAAGCGCGCCGTGGCGATTGCGCTCAGAAACCGCTACCGCAGAAGCAAGCTTCCCGAAAGCGTTCGCGACGAGATCACGCCAAAAAACATTATCATGAAAGGTCCTACGGGCGTAGGTAAAACCGAGATCGCACGCAGGCTCGCTAAGATCATGCGCGCCCCGTTCATTAAGGTGGAAGCGACCAAGTACACCGAGGTCGGCTACGTAGGTCGCGACGTCGAGTCCATGATTCGCGATCTCGCCGAAACCGCAGTACACCTTGTTAAGCAGGAGCAAATGGCGGTCGTCGAGAGCAAGGCGCGCGAATTCGCAGAGCAAAAGGTCGTCGATATCGTATTAAAGGCGCGCAAGAAAACGCATACCGATATTGCCGAGAGCGTGCTTAAAGCGCAGATAATAGACGAGCTCAAAGACGGCAGGCTCAACAATACGATAGTCGAAATCGAGATCAACGAGAGTATGCCGCAAATGCAGGCGATGCCCGGTATGTCGATTGACATCAACCTTAACGATATGCTCGGCTCGCTCGGCAGTCTTATCCCGCAAAAGAAGAAACGCCGCAAGGTGCGTATCGAGGAAGCTATCGAGCTGTTCAAGGAAGAAGAAAGCGAGCGGCTTCTCGATATGGACGCTATAAAAGCCGAGGGCGTGCGTCGCGCGCAAGAGGACGGTATTATCTTTATCGACGAGATTGACAAGATAGCCAATCGTCAAGGCTCGGGCGGTGGCATGGACGTTTCGCGCGAGGGCGTTCAGCGCGACATTCTGCCTATCGTAGAAGGCTGCACGGTCATGACCAAGTACGGCGCGATTAAGACCGACTATATACTGTTCATAGCCTCGGGCGCGTTCCAGATTTCGAGCGTTACAGATCTCATCCCCGAGCTTCAAGGCCGTTTCCCCATACGCGTCGACCTTCAATCGCTTACCTTTGAGGACTTTGTTCGCATCTTCACCGAACCCGAAAACGCTGTCACGCGCCAGTACGCGGCTATGCTGTCGGTGGAGAATATCAATCTGAAATTCACACCCGAAGCGATAGAGGAAATGAGCCGTATAGCCGTTCTCGAAAACGAGACTGGCGAGGATATAGGCGCAAGGCGGCTTCATACCGTTATGGAAAGCTTGTTAGAGGACATAAGCTTTAATGCCGACGGCAACAATCCGCTGATCGACGTGAACGTAGACAAAGCGTACGTCGAAGAACATCTCGCAAAAGAGATCTCGGCGCACAACCTCAAAAAATATATATTGTAATTTATCACCGATTACGCATAAAGAATTAATAGAGGTATCATTTTGATAAACGTACCCAAGGGCACTAAGGATATGCTTCCAGCCGAAGCGTATAAATGGCAGTTCGTAGAGAATGCGGCGAAAAAGATAACCGCGCTGTATAACGTTAAGCAAATTCGCACGCCCGTGTTCGAACACGCCGAGCTTTTTCTGCGCTCGATAGGCGACAGTACAGATATCGTCAATAAAGAAATGTATATTTTCGAGGACAAGGGCGGACGCAAGATGGCGCTTCGTCCCGAGGGAACGGCAGGCGTAGTGCGGTCTGTGCTCGAAAATAATATTTGCGAGACTTTGCCGCAAAAGCTGTTCTATATCGAAGGCGTTTACCGCTACGAACAGCCGCAGGCGGGCAGATACCGCGAGCATCACCAGTTCGGCGCGGAGTTCTTCGGGAGCGATTTGCCGTGCTTCGAGGTAGAACTTCTCGGTATGGCGCGCGACTTCCTGCAAGAAATAGGCTTCAATGACTTGCGCTTGCAAATAAACTCTATCGGCTGCGAAAAGTGCCGCGCCGAGTTTAATAAGGCTTTACGCGAGTTCTTGGCTTCGGTAAACGACAAGATTTGTTCGGACTGCCGCCGTCGCGCCGAGGTCAATCCGTTGCGCACGCTCGACTGCAAGGTTCCGTCCTGTCGCGAGGTGTACAAGAAAGCGCCCAAGATAAGCGACTTTTTGTGCGATGAGTGCAAGGCGCACCACGCCGAAGTTTTAAGGGGTTTGGACGCTATCGGCGTAAAGTA encodes the following:
- the hslU gene encoding ATP-dependent protease ATPase subunit HslU, with the protein product MELTPKQIVSELDRYIIGQTKAKRAVAIALRNRYRRSKLPESVRDEITPKNIIMKGPTGVGKTEIARRLAKIMRAPFIKVEATKYTEVGYVGRDVESMIRDLAETAVHLVKQEQMAVVESKAREFAEQKVVDIVLKARKKTHTDIAESVLKAQIIDELKDGRLNNTIVEIEINESMPQMQAMPGMSIDINLNDMLGSLGSLIPQKKKRRKVRIEEAIELFKEEESERLLDMDAIKAEGVRRAQEDGIIFIDEIDKIANRQGSGGGMDVSREGVQRDILPIVEGCTVMTKYGAIKTDYILFIASGAFQISSVTDLIPELQGRFPIRVDLQSLTFEDFVRIFTEPENAVTRQYAAMLSVENINLKFTPEAIEEMSRIAVLENETGEDIGARRLHTVMESLLEDISFNADGNNPLIDVNVDKAYVEEHLAKEISAHNLKKYIL
- a CDS encoding histidine--tRNA ligase, with product MINVPKGTKDMLPAEAYKWQFVENAAKKITALYNVKQIRTPVFEHAELFLRSIGDSTDIVNKEMYIFEDKGGRKMALRPEGTAGVVRSVLENNICETLPQKLFYIEGVYRYEQPQAGRYREHHQFGAEFFGSDLPCFEVELLGMARDFLQEIGFNDLRLQINSIGCEKCRAEFNKALREFLASVNDKICSDCRRRAEVNPLRTLDCKVPSCREVYKKAPKISDFLCDECKAHHAEVLRGLDAIGVKYVENQNLVRGLDYYTRTVFEFCDGDLAVLAGGRYDNLCEELGGKHIPCVGFGCGIERLIAAAETRGIDFNQTKPCVFVASQCDAARAECVSIANAMRAGGISAEYDLMGKSLKAQFKTADRQGFSYVLTIGESELQSGVYNLKRMDDGTAVQVSRATVVADIKKAVAK
- the topA gene encoding type I DNA topoisomerase, producing the protein MKLVIIEGYGKLETVQKYLGSDYKVFATGGHVRDLPKKRLAVDVEHDFEPTYVVMDDKKSVVDSLKKVASSAETVLLATDPDREGEAISWHIATLLHIPPEVPARIEFNEISKNAIQAALKTPRTIDRNLVDAQQARRVLDRLVGYKLSPVLCKKIQGNLSAGRVQSVTLRLVVDREREIQAFVPEEYWNFFSHLKTDGGESIKAAFVGKNGDKVKLTNEAEVKSLISDLDGKDYVVSNVKKSITKAHPYAPFITSTMQQDALNKLGMSLRQTSSAAQTLYEGVELPGEGKVALITYIRTDSTRVSTAAINAARDYIGQKYGEQYLPEKPNYYASKKSAQDAHEAIRPISLERTPESVKPYLNKNIYMLYNLIYKRFLASQMSDATYNSVSVDISAGDYDFRISGRTPVFDGFTKVYAVAEKNDEEGKGKDEKTVRVPELNVGDKLNFVKYEYEQKFTKPPARYTEASLVKAMEEKGIGRPATYTPTVTLLFSRKYIEKTGKAIAPTELGCKVTDMLVKYFTEIMDVGFTANMESSLDGIEDGGVKWQNVVAGFYDGFEDKIHAALGDDYTLKVPDEQTDFVCEKCGAKMVIKTGRFGKFLACPNYPRCKNTKNLDENGEIIEPKAPEVSDVVCDKCGAKMVVKTGRYGKFLACPNYPKCKNIVNLDDGKKDETPLPPCPKCGKPLKKITMRNSTFYGCTGYPECDFTSSDKPTEHKCPECGAFLVQKTGKNGDYLKCSSKTCKYKRDVDGNK
- the hslV gene encoding ATP-dependent protease subunit HslV gives rise to the protein MKLEGTTIIGVKRNGQTVIAGDGQVTQNQQVVMKGNACKVRRLYNDTVIFGFAGSVADAFTLSERFEEMLNKFSGNLMRAAVELAMLWRGDRALRQLEALMIVADKNDMFILSGSGDVIEPEHGVCAIGSGGNYALAAGRALLENTELSAEQIAREAMRIASDICIFTNSHITVEVA
- a CDS encoding methylenetetrahydrofolate--tRNA-(uracil(54)-C(5))-methyltransferase (FADH(2)-oxidizing) TrmFO, which gives rise to MAGVDIIGAGLAGCEAALYLAEHGVKVRLFEAKPLWRSKAHKSNGLAEIVCSNSLKSALLTTASGTLKAELDILNCKLISLARETSVPAGSALAVDRDMFSARVTAAVNSNDNIELINEIVTDIDADRLTIVCAGPVCHDGIASSLMRLTGEQSLHFFDAAAPIITAECVDMNSAFFGARYGKGDADYLNCPMNKEQYLEFYNALIFAERVIDEVGGVFEGCMPVEVMAARGVDALRFGPLRPVGFRDAGKPYAVLQLRRENTESSLFNMVGFQTNLKFGEQKRVFSLIPALRNIEIVRYGVMHRNTFINAPRALNSDLTLKNSPKTFIAGQLSGVEGYVESIATGLLAAVNAERVLRGLDTVTPPRDTVLGGLCAYITTENKDFQPMNANFGILPPLDGVKKADRKQAYYERSIKSFGAWAQTL